The genome window gaccagcctaagcaaaagcaaaaccccatctctacaaaaaatagaaaaattagccgggcatgctggcgcatgcctgtagtcccagctactcaggaggctgaggcacgaggacgACTTgggcacaggagtttgaggttgcagtgagtgatgatgaacaccactgcactctagccagagtaaAAGAACAatattctgtctaaaaaaaagtcagaattaagaggtcaaatcaaatcaaaatttttacttactaagaataaaaacaaaataagaggtCAAGCTCCATGACTCAATCTCCAAAGCTAACCTTCCTTGGGCCTAACAACTTCTAGAAGCCCGAAATAGACCATCCATTTTCTTTCACATGTGAATGTGTTCCAAGTGAGGACCACAGAATTGTGGACAAGACCGAGAAAtttgccctcccctcccttcatTTTAACATGTGTGAGGCAACAGCTTGCTCCTTTCGCCCAGGCCTAGGTGTGGGGCCCTCATCTGCACTTCAGGCCCTGAAGATAGAGGGTGATGCTTGGCTCAGTTTGTGCACCTGTTTGGTGGGAAGGAGATCAGGACAGGTGCATCTCACAGCACTTTGTTCTCCAcacttttcctccttccctttggATTATACCTAGAGGGTAAATCTAAGTGGAAACTTTGCAACAGCGATTTTGTATAAACAACCAACTGTTCAGTTATATGTATGGTTTGAAGTTCACAAAATCAATTGTTCTTGCCCTCAATGGCTTTATaatcctttattttctatttctactttaatgaccttattttatatatcattattttaatcgAAATCATTTTGGGGAGGTATGAACTAGAAATAAACCATCTTTAACACACCCTTGATTTATAGAATGAAGCTTTCAGTACAACCAGTAACCCCACTGGATCACTTTCTGATGAAAAACATGAACGTATATATCAGGGGGTAGGGACTGACACCATCCTACATACTTTCAGGCTTAAAAAATTTAGTACAGAGGTGAAGGAAGCTATTTCAGCTATTCTCTGTTTGGTTTCATGAAGACCTTGAGTCACCACTCATTACAGTTCAGGATAAAAAAGCAGCTCCAGGGCTGACACAAACTCTAGcagttttgcatttttctgtgcATTCATTTTGGGGACTCATTTATCTGCTTCTCTCTGGGTTTGGCCACATCATAGATCACTGGCCTCCCCTGGCATTCCCAGCCAGGAATAAGGTTGTCTTTGTCTCCATCTCACAACCCCAGTGTAAAGCAACAGATTGCCTACAGAGCCTGACCACCATGGGTGAGAAATGACAGGGACAGTTTGGCAACAGCAGGGACCCAGAGTTCCACCTTCTGCCCAATGCACCAAACCTTTTACATCCATTACATCCCGTATGAATCATCTCATTATGAATAATGTGTGAGCCCCTACTAAGTGCTTTTTCAACATTGACTACATCCACAGGTGGTCTTTCTAGTAGGAACTCTCTGACATTGTATGATGAGCCACAACGAAAGGTTTTCTACCTTTGTTGCATTCTTGGATGCTTTTCCTTCCTGTATGAATTGAAGAGTCCCTCTCCAGTAGTATTTGTGAAATGGTGACCGAGAGGCTAGCTCACACTGAAAGCCTGCCCACGTTCGTTTAACTCATATGCACCCTCCATAGTGTGGATAACCTGATGTCTAATAAGGGTTGAGCTCTGGCTGAAGCatttcccacattcactacatTCATGGGGCTTCTCTCCGGAATGTGTTCTGTGGTGGTGAATCAAGTGTGACATCTGAATAAAGCCTCTCTTGCACACAATGCAcacataaggtttctctccagtgtgtaTTCTTTGATGATCAACCAGGTGTGATGTCTGACTGAAGCCTTTTCCACACTCATTGCATttgtagggcttctctccagAATGCATCCTTTGGTGGTGAATCAAATGTGATGGCTGACTGAAGCTTTTCCCACACTCTTTGCATTCAaaaggtttctctcctgtatgaattctctgatgtttaaTGAGATTTGCTTTCTGATTAAAGGCTTTTCCACACTCATGACAAttatagggcttctctccagtatgTATCAGTTGGTGTTTAGTAAGATTTGAATTCCcactaaaggctttgccacactcattacacctatatggtttttctccagtgtgaattctttgATGTTTAGCAAGCTTCGATGTCTCCCTAAAGCCCTTGCCACATTCATTGCAcacatagggtttctctccacgGTGAACTTTCTCATGTTGTAAAAGGATTGAGTTGTGATTAAATTTTTTCCCACATTCCACACATACATAAGGCTTCTCTCtagtatgaattttctgatgtcGAATCAGGTGAGAGTTCTTGCTGAAAGACTTCCCACACACATGACATCCCGGGGTCTTCAACCCATTGGGACCTGTCTGGGGTCCACTGAAGCCTGCCTGACATGGAAAGCCTTGGCCACCCAACCTCCACCCACTGGCTTTCTCTCCTGGCCTGTCCCTCTGAGGTACAACAGGCTTTGTGCCCAGAGACAAGCTTTTCTCCAGTTTGTTACATTCCTGGTATTTCTCTACTGCATTGGTATTAAGCAGGGAGTTGACCACTTGCCCCAAAGCTCTCTTTTGGGGAAAGAACTTCTTCCTGGCCTTTATTGTGAATTTTTTCCATGAATGTTCTGCTCCTTTCTCAGTCCCACAAGCTTGTTGAAACTCAAATGCTTCTGGATTGCCTCTTGGGAAAATTTCCTGAGTTATTCCTTGTAATTCTTCTTCAGAAGATGTTTCCTTGGGACTTGATAGTTTGTGCTTTGTCTTGACCTGagaatctgaaaaaaagaacagaaatttgaaGTTTCCCTCTAAAGGAGAAAGGAAGTATTCACTTTTATGATTGAGCCAAAGCAAATTTCCGTGCAGCTTGTATGTCTCCTCTGTTAACAACTTTATTCTATTTTGTCTTGTATCATGGTTAGTTATATGTGTCCATCTCTCTCTGTACTGTGAGATTCTGAGGGCGAAGGCTTTCTCACATTAGTTCTTACAGCATCTTGGTAGCAGTGTGCACAGAGCAGGAACTGACAACtcaaaaaatgttcatttcaacaatgtttccTGGGCGCCTCCTCCatctgccaggcactgctctaggtgcCAGAGATTTGGTGATGAATGAAGTCCCTGCCCCCTGGAGTCAACATTCTAATGTGGTGACCAACAATATGATTGGACATGGGGCAGGATAGAGAATTTCCTCTCCAAACTAGAATATTCTTCCCAAACCAAAATGCAAACTCAATGGACTTGGTTTTGCTTACTCTTAACTGCAGACCCTCGATGAATGCCACACAAAATACGAGCTTGTGAGATGAATGGCTGAAAGGCAGGAAGGGATACTACTGCTGGGGGTGTGTTCCAGCATGACCACAATGTgaaattctattaatactttttttttttttttgagacagagtcttgctctgccacccaggctgcagtacagtggcaAGATCACacctcactgcagcttcaaactcctggactcaaatgatcctcctgcctcagcctcccaagtagctgggactacaggcacatgccaccacacctggctaggttttccttcttttttttcttttcctagatgGGGTTTttctacgttgcccaggctggtctcgaactcctggcctgaagtgatcctcccaccttggcctcccaaggattacaggcatgagccactgcagccagccCTGTTTATACTTTAATACATAGTGCTAATCAGTTCATCAGGTGGGAGCCTGGTCATCAGTGGAAAATGACTTCCACCTGAGTAGTGGCACACAGCACATCACAGTGGGCTTGCACTTCCCCTTAGAGGGAAGAGTGGGGGCTAGTAGGAAGGGAGCTAGTAAAGGACAATCAGGTGTCCCCCACCACTCCATGCCACATGCCTACTCAGCATCCTTACAGCCCCTGCACACATTACAGCCTCTCAGACACACCTACCTTGTTGCTCACCTGAATGGGGGAGCGCTGGCAGGGCCACAACCCATGGCATCTCCCCCTGCTCTAGCTGGGAGATAATCCTGGGTCTGGACACTAGAAAACCTGTTCATCAAGAAGGCAATGGTCAGTGCTGGACAATCAGAGCTGTCCCTGGCCAAGGGCCACAGAAGCTGAGAGAAGAACAGGGCTCCAGAGGAGGttcagggagaaaaaggaatgGGGGATGAGACCACTGGGCACTCCCTGCTGGGACAAGGGCACCTCACATGGACTTGGGATATTTGGTCTATTGGATATCAAGAGAGCCCAGGGGACCAGTCACTTGTggtggggagcaggggcctgAGGCCCCACCAGGGGATGCTCACCCAGAGCCTTCAGGGTGTGgtagttctccagcatcacatcaTGGTAGAGCGCTCTCTGATGTGGGCCCAGGTGCTGCCCCTCCTCCTGAGTGAAGTACACGGCCACCTCCTCAAAAGTCACAATGTCCTGGAACCACAAGTATTCACTGCCCAGGGACCCTCACCCCTGCCTGAGGGGCAGGTGCACCTTGAAGCTTGGAGTGCAGTTCCAGCAAAAGGCTTGGCATGCATCTCCCACCTTTCTACGCACATGTTTAGGGAAagggctggggtgcagggtgggtggggaaaggGTGACTATGGAAGTGCAGAGCCCTCAAAACTGTGGGCTCTCCCTCAAAGCCCTGCACCTGCTCAGCTGGTGAGAGGGGGCAGCCAGCAAGGCCGGCAGGAACAGGCCTTGCAGGCTGCTCCCACCACAACGCTGTTCTTAGAGCCCCTGGGGTCTGCTGGGCAAGAGCTCCAGGCTGAGGACGAGGGGCCCTGGACAGCACCTGCTCCCTGACGCCAGCTCACCTGGGGCTTGACTGCCATCACAGGCTCCTACTGGGAAGGACAGATGGGGGTGTCAGCAGGAAGGCCGATTTGTTCTGTAaactttggattcagtcaaaagcctgcactcaaggatccaaaGGGTCaccatgtggccccaaggctgcaggctccccacccctgcaccttCTCTCCTGAGCCCAGCGCCACTACAGGAGCCCCCATGCAAGGAACAGTGATACTGCAG of Lemur catta isolate mLemCat1 chromosome 9, mLemCat1.pri, whole genome shotgun sequence contains these proteins:
- the LOC123644836 gene encoding zinc finger protein 501-like isoform X1, producing MAVKPQDIVTFEEVAVYFTQEEGQHLGPHQRALYHDVMLENYHTLKALGFLVSRPRIISQLEQGEMPWVVALPALPHSGEQQDSQVKTKHKLSSPKETSSEEELQGITQEIFPRGNPEAFEFQQACGTEKGAEHSWKKFTIKARKKFFPQKRALGQVVNSLLNTNAVEKYQECNKLEKSLSLGTKPVVPQRDRPGEKASGWRLGGQGFPCQAGFSGPQTGPNGLKTPGCHVCGKSFSKNSHLIRHQKIHTREKPYVCVECGKKFNHNSILLQHEKVHRGEKPYVCNECGKGFRETSKLAKHQRIHTGEKPYRCNECGKAFSGNSNLTKHQLIHTGEKPYNCHECGKAFNQKANLIKHQRIHTGEKPFECKECGKSFSQPSHLIHHQRMHSGEKPYKCNECGKGFSQTSHLVDHQRIHTGEKPYVCIVCKRGFIQMSHLIHHHRTHSGEKPHECSECGKCFSQSSTLIRHQVIHTMEGAYELNERGQAFSVS
- the LOC123644836 gene encoding zinc finger protein 501-like isoform X2, which encodes MAVKPQDIVTFEEVAVYFTQEEGQHLGPHQRALYHDVMLENYHTLKALGFLVSRPRIISQLEQGEMPWVVALPALPHSDSQVKTKHKLSSPKETSSEEELQGITQEIFPRGNPEAFEFQQACGTEKGAEHSWKKFTIKARKKFFPQKRALGQVVNSLLNTNAVEKYQECNKLEKSLSLGTKPVVPQRDRPGEKASGWRLGGQGFPCQAGFSGPQTGPNGLKTPGCHVCGKSFSKNSHLIRHQKIHTREKPYVCVECGKKFNHNSILLQHEKVHRGEKPYVCNECGKGFRETSKLAKHQRIHTGEKPYRCNECGKAFSGNSNLTKHQLIHTGEKPYNCHECGKAFNQKANLIKHQRIHTGEKPFECKECGKSFSQPSHLIHHQRMHSGEKPYKCNECGKGFSQTSHLVDHQRIHTGEKPYVCIVCKRGFIQMSHLIHHHRTHSGEKPHECSECGKCFSQSSTLIRHQVIHTMEGAYELNERGQAFSVS
- the LOC123644836 gene encoding zinc finger protein 501-like isoform X3, with amino-acid sequence MLENYHTLKALGFLVSRPRIISQLEQGEMPWVVALPALPHSGEQQDSQVKTKHKLSSPKETSSEEELQGITQEIFPRGNPEAFEFQQACGTEKGAEHSWKKFTIKARKKFFPQKRALGQVVNSLLNTNAVEKYQECNKLEKSLSLGTKPVVPQRDRPGEKASGWRLGGQGFPCQAGFSGPQTGPNGLKTPGCHVCGKSFSKNSHLIRHQKIHTREKPYVCVECGKKFNHNSILLQHEKVHRGEKPYVCNECGKGFRETSKLAKHQRIHTGEKPYRCNECGKAFSGNSNLTKHQLIHTGEKPYNCHECGKAFNQKANLIKHQRIHTGEKPFECKECGKSFSQPSHLIHHQRMHSGEKPYKCNECGKGFSQTSHLVDHQRIHTGEKPYVCIVCKRGFIQMSHLIHHHRTHSGEKPHECSECGKCFSQSSTLIRHQVIHTMEGAYELNERGQAFSVS